In one Myripristis murdjan chromosome 5, fMyrMur1.1, whole genome shotgun sequence genomic region, the following are encoded:
- the esyt1b gene encoding extended synaptotagmin-1 isoform X3 → MQSDESGPSGPKGTECPSAAPEEKKPPSDGDTEAAKPQGISAVAVLWTFGKCLTALLPVYLAGYYRVSTSLLVFGLMVYTGWKHAREAKETRLRSAMQLLSNEQEYTSMKVSKSKRDLPAWVSFPDVEKVEWLNKVLQQVWPFVGQYLEKLLVETIAPSIRASSSHLQTLSFTKVDMGDKAMKVVGIKAHTENDKGQVLLDLYISYVGNVEINVEVKRYFCKAGVSGIQLHGMMRVILEPLIGDVPIVGAVTMFFIRRPKLDINWTGLTNLLDIPGLNVMSDSMIMDAIASFLVLPNRLTVPLVPNLHVAQLRSPLPRGVVRIHLLEADNLAAKDSYIKGVMAGMSDPYALLRVGPQTFTSQHIDNTLSPKWGEMYEVIVHEVPGQELEVEVYDKDPDQDDFLGRTKLDLGIVKKSIAVDDWFTLKDARSGRVHLRLEWLALLPSTDRLEQILKRNESVTSKTADPPSSAILVVYLDKAEALPMKKGNKEPNPMVQLSVQDITRESRTCYTTINPEWEEAFTFFIQDPHKQDIDIQVKDVDRVQTLGSLTLPLSRLLSSADLSLDQWFQLDKAGPASRISIKAVLRVLWLDEEHISADVSSSLEAGLSKQRPQETSPHPSFATEGLLRIHLLEAQSLIAKDKLMGFKGKSDPYAKINVGEVILKSHVIKENLNPTWNEMYEVVLRPESGVDVQVEVYDKDMDRDDFLGRFSISLEDVIQSQYTDQWYTLNEVKSGQVHLILEWVPTVSETDRLEKVLQLQSAQAYQNKAVPSAALLFVCVERAHSLPLKKSGKEPKAGAELVLGDTTYRTKVCERSRSPQWDEAFYFLIRDPKEEMLILKLSSGWDQPMGSLVLPVRELLSEPELVLDKWLQLDGAGPESEILLRAELKVLNSKMTEAPQGPLTGTKEEEPVITTEQSFTAPSEERLSSELPSDESGAVCSQPKDPDAVERDAAATMEEAAAAEPAAMHADPDAHPVAPLVEEPTDAKEPTPQAVTAAAKGEFQPWQVPTEGRTAVDNLAHATVTGLPSEPAELTEELQPGEDLPQHTSPSQDFSSEGVLRIHLLEAQSLVAKDNLMGGMVKGKSDPYVKINIGGVAFKSHVIKENLNPTWNEMYEVVLSGQGDQEIQFEAFDKDLDADDFLGRFSIRLNEVIRSQYTDQWYTLKDIKSGRVHLILEWVPTVSESVRLDQVLQLQSLQSYQNKSVPSAALLFVHLERAHSLPLKKSGKEPRAGAELVLGETTYRTKVCDRGVSPQWSESFYFQVRDPKHQMLIIKLSSAWDQPMGSLVVPVRDLLSEPQLILDQWFQLDGAALESQILLRAELKILASRMVDMISAGTLPCAASGCGSGNGQVKLSLSYASQEERLVVIVHACRGLLSQGKDGVDSYVSLMLLPDKSKATKKKTAVKKRDLNPEYNERFEYDLPVKETRFRRLSVSVKNNSSSFRSRDVLGQVQIELSQIDLDSGVTEWFDLKDEAE, encoded by the exons ATGCAAAGCGACGAGTCGGGGCCGAGCGGACCTAAGGGCACAGAGTGTCCGAGCGCAGCTCCAGAGGAGAAGAAGCCGCCGAGTGACGGGGACACAGAGGCTGCCAAACCACAAGGGATCAGCGCAGTTGCGGTGCTGTGGACATTTGGGAAGTGCCTGACTGCTCTGCTGCCCGTCTACCTGGCCGGATACTACCGGGTCAGCACCAGTTTGTTGGTGTTCGGTTTGATGGTCTACACGGGATGGAAACATGCCCGAGAAGCAAAGGAAACACGCCTGCGGTCTGCCATGCAGCTGCTCAGCAACGAGCAGGAGTACACATCGATGAAAGTGTCCAAAAGCAAGCGAGACCTGCCTGCTTGG GTAAGCTTTCCAGATGTGGAGAAAGTTGAATGGCTGAATAAG GTGTTGCAGCAGGTATGGCCCTTTGTTGGCCAGTACCTTGAGAAACTGCTGGTGGAAACCATCGCTCCGTCTATCCGGGCCTCGAGCAGCCACCTCCAGACTCTGAGCTTCACCAAGGTGGACATGGGAGACAAG GCCATGAAGGTTGTAGGAATCaaggcacacacagaaaatgacaagGGACAAGTGCTTCTAGATCTGTATATCAG CTATGTTGGTAATGTCGAGATCAATGTTGAGGTGAAGAGATATTTCTGCAAAGCAGGAGTCAGTGGAATACAG CTGCATGGGATGATGCGGGTGATTCTGGAGCCTCTGATTGGAGATGTGCCAATAGTGGGTGCGGTCACCATGTTTTTCATCCGGAGGCCG AAACTGGACATCAACTGGACTGGATTGACTAATTTGTTGGATATTCCTGGACTGAA TGTCATGTCTGATAGCATGATCATGGATGCCATTGCCTCCTTCTTGGTGTTGCCCAATCGCCTGACTGTTCCCCTGGTTCCAAATCTGCATGTGGCCCAGCTGCGTTCTCCATTGCCCAGG gGTGTGGTACGTATCCACCTACTGGAAGCAGATAATTTAGCCGCCAAGGACAGCTACATCAAGGGTGTGATGGCTGGCATGTCTGACCCCTACGCCTTGTTGAGAGTCGGCCCTCAGACCTTCACATCCCAACACATAGACAACACACTCTCTCCCAAGTGGGGAGAAATGTATGAG GTTATAGTCCATGAAGTGCCTGGTCAGGAGTTGGAGGTGGAGGTTTATGACAAAGACCCAGACCAGGATGATTTCCTGGGCAG GACCAAGTTGGATTTGGGCATTGTGAAGAAATCCATTGCTGTTGATGAT TGGTTCACTTTGAAAGACGCCCGTTCAGGACGAGTCCATCTCAGACTGGAGTGGCTGGCCTTGCTGCCCAGCACCGATCGACTGGAGCAG ATCCTGAAGAGGAATGAGAGTGTGACGAGCAAGACAGCTGATCCACCGTCTTCAGCCATCTTGGTTGTCTATCTGGACAAGGCTGAGGCACTTCCT atgaAGAAGGGGAATAAGGAGCCCAATCCCATGGTACAGCTGTCTGTGCAGGACATCACTCGAGAGAGCAGG ACTTGTTACACAACCATCAATCCAGAGTGGGAGGAAGCATTTACCTTCTTCATCCAGGATCCACACAAACAGGACATAGACATACAG GTGAAGGATGTGGACCGTGTGCAGACACTGGGTAGTCTGACACTCCCTCTTTCCCGCTTGCTGTCCAGTGCTGATCTTTCATTGGACCAGTGGTTCCAGCTGGACAAAGCTGGACCGGCCAGTCGCATCTCCATCAAGGCAGTGCTCAGG GTCCTGTGGTTGGATGAGGAACATATTTCAGCTGATGTATCATCCAGTCTGGAGGCTGGACTGTCCAAACAGCGGCCCCAGGAGACCTCCCCACATCCCAGCTTTGCCACTGAG GGGTTGCTGCGGATCCACCTGCTGGAGGCTCAGAGTCTGATTGCCAAAGATAAGCTTATGGGCTTCAAGGGTAAGAGTGACCCTTACGCTAAAATCAATGTCGGGGAGGTCATACTCAAGAGTCACGTGATCAAGGAGAATCTCAATCCAACCTGGAATGAGATGTATGAG GTGGTCCTGAGGCCTGAGTCAGGAGTGGACGTGCAGGTAGAGGTGTATGATAAAGACATGGACAGAGATGACTTTTTGGGCAG ATTCAGCATCAGCTTGGAGGATGTTATCCAGTCCCAGTACACAGATCAG TGGTACACTCTGAATGAGGTGAAGTCGGGTCAGGTCCATCTGATACTGGAGTGGGTTCCAACAGTGTCTGAAACTGACAGACTGGAAAAA GTGCTGCAGCTTCAGTCTGCCCAGGCTTACCAGAACAAGGCCGTTCCCTCTGCTGCTCTACTCTTTGTCTGTGTGGAGAGAGCACACTCACTGCCT TTAAAGAAAAGTGGGAAGGAGCCCAAAGCTGGTGCTGAGCTTGTTCTTGGCGACACAACATACAGAACCAAG GTGTGTGAACGCTCCAGATCACCTCAGTGGGATGAGGCCTTCTACTTCTTGATTCGTGACCCCAAAGAGGAGATGCTCATACTGAAG TTGTCCAGCGGCTGGGATCAGCCAATGGGATCTCTGGTGCTTCCAGTAAGAGAGCTGCTCTCTGAACCAGAGCTGGTCCTGGACAAGTGGCTCCAGCTGGATGGAGCCGGACCTGAGAGTGAGATCTTGCTGAGGGCTGAGCTCAAG GTCCTGAACTCTAAAATGACCGAAGCTCCCCAGGGACCTCTGACAGGTACAAAAGAAGAGGAACCGGTCATCACCACTGAGCAGTCATTCACAGCACCGAGCGAGGAGAGGCTAAGCTCTGAGCTGCCATCtgatga GTCTGGTGCAGTATGCAGCCAGCCTAAAGACCCTGATGCAGTGGAGAGGGACGCTGCAGCCACCATGgaagaggctgctgctgctgagccagCTGCCATGCACGCTGACCCAGATGCCCACCCTGTTGCTCCG CTGGTGGAGGAGCCGACAGACGCAAAAGAGCCGACCCCGCAGgcagtcacagcagcagcaaagggaGAGTTTCAGCCGTGGCAAGTGCCAACAGAGGG TAGGACTGCTGTAGACAACCTCGCCCATGCCACGGTGACTGGTCTTCCCTCTGAGCCAGCAGAGCTCACAGAAGAACTCCAACCTGGTGAAGACCTACCACAACACACCAGCCCTAGCCAGGACTTCAGTAGTGAG GGGGTGCTGAGAATCCACCTGCTGGAGGCCCAGAGTCTGGTCGCCAAGGACAACCTGATGGGGGGCATGGTGAAGGGCAAGAGTGACCCTTATGTCAAGATCAATATTGGTGGGGTCGCATTCAAGAGTCACGTGATCAAGGAGAATCTCAACCCAACCTGGAATGAGATGTATGAG GTGGTTTTGAGCGGGCAAGGTGACCAGGAGATCCAGTTTGAAGCTTTTGATAAAGATTTAGACGCTGATGACTTCCTTGGCAG ATTCAGCATTAGGCTGAATGAGGTTATCAGGTCCCAGTACACAGATCAG TGGTACACTCTGAAGGATATAAAGTCTGGCCGGGTTCACTTGATACTGGAGTGGGTTCCTACAGTCTCAGAGTCAGTCAGACTTGACCAG GTGCTGCAGCTCCAGTCGCTCCAGTCTTACCAGAACAAAAGCGTTCcttctgctgctctgctttttGTCCACTTGGAGAGAGCACATTCACTGCCT CTGAAGAAGAGTGGAAAGGAGCCCAGAGCAGGAGCTGAGCTTGTCCTTGGTGAAACAACGTACCGAACCAAG GTGTGTGATCGCGGTGTCTCTCCTCAGTGGAGTGAGTCCTTTTACTTCCAGGTCCGTGACCCCAAACATCAGATGCTTATCATAAAG TTGTCCAGTGCCTGGGACCAGCCAATGGGATCTCTGGTGGTTCCTGTCAGAGACCTGCTGTCAGAGCCACAGCTGATCCTGGACCAGTGGTTCCAACTGGACGGAGCAGCACTTGAGAGTCAGATCCTGCTGAGGGCTGAACTCAAG ATTCTGGCGTCCAGAATGGTGGACATGATAAGTGCAGGCACTCTGCCCTGTGCAGCCTCTGGCTGTGGATCTGGAAACGGGCAGGTGAAGTTGTCTCTTTCCTACGCCTCACAGGAGGAGAGGCTCGTCGTCATTGTCCATGCCTGCAG AGGTCTGTTGTCTCAAGGTAAGGATGGAGTAGACAGCTATGTCTCCCTCATGCTGCTGCCAGACAAAAGCAAGGCCACCAAGAAGAAGACAGCTGTGAAGAAGAGAGACCTCAACCCTGAATACAATGAGAG GTTCGAGTATGATCTACCTGTGAAAGAGACAAGATTCAGGCGCCTCAGTGTGTCAGTGAAGAACAATTCTTCCTCGTTCAGGAGCCGAGACGTCCTTGGACAG GTGCAGATTGAGCTGTCCCAAATTGACTTGGATTCCGGTGTCACTGAATG GTTTGATCTGAAAGATGAGGCCGAGTAG